One genomic region from Jilunia laotingensis encodes:
- the carB gene encoding carbamoyl-phosphate synthase (glutamine-hydrolyzing) large subunit gives MEKEMKKVLVLGSGALKIGQAGEFDYSGSQALKALKEEGISSVLVNPNIATIQTSEGIADKVYFLPVTTYFVEEIIKKERPDGILLAFGGQTALNCGAELYTKGILDKYGVKVLGTSVDAIMYTEDRDLFVKKLDEINMKTPVSQAVENMEDALAAARRIGYPVMVRSAYALGGLGSGICADEEEFLKLAESSFAFSKQILVEESLKGWKEIEFEVIRDANDHCFTVASMENFDPLGIHTGESIVVAPTCSLDDKELALLKELSTKCIRHLGIVGECNIQYAFNSETDDYRVIEVNARLSRSSALASKATGYPLAFVAAKVALGYTLDQIGEMGTPNSAYVAPELDYYICKIPRWDLTKFAGVSREIGSSMKSVGEIMSIGRSFEEIIQKGLRMIGQGMHGFVGNDGVHFDDLDKELSHPTDLRVFALAQALEEGYTIERIHELTKIDPWFLGKLKNIVDYKAKLSTYDKVEDVPADVMREAKILGFSDFQIARFILNPTGNMEKENLMVRAHRKALGILPAVKRINTVASEHPELTNYLYMTYAVEGYDVNYYKNEKSVVVLGSGAYRIGSSVEFDWCSVNAVQTARKLGYKSIMINYNPETVSTDYDMCDRLYFDELSFERVLDVIDLEQPRGVIVSVGGQIPNNLAMKLYRQSVPVLGTSPVSIDRAENRNKFSAMLDQLGIDQPAWQELTSLDDVKGFVAKVGYPVLVRPSYVLSGAAMNVCYDDEELENFLKMAAEVSKEYPVVISQFLENTKEIEFDAVAQNGEVVEYAISEHVEFAGVHSGDATLVFPAQKIYFATARRIKKISRQIAKELNISGPFNIQFLARNNEVKVIECNLRASRSFPFVSKVLKRNFIETATRIMLDAPYSRPDKSAFDIDWIGVKASQFSFSRLHKADPVLGVDMSSTGEVGCIGDDFSEALMSAMIATGFKIPAKDKGVMFSSGAMKSKVDLLDASRALFACGYKIYATAGTAAFLNAHGVDTVPVYWPDEKPGADNNVMKMIADHKFDLIVNIPKNHSKRELTNGYRIRRGAIDHNIPLITNARLAGAFIEAFCELKLEDIQIKSWQEYK, from the coding sequence ATGGAAAAGGAAATGAAGAAAGTCCTTGTCTTGGGTTCAGGAGCGCTCAAGATCGGACAAGCCGGAGAATTTGACTACTCTGGTTCGCAAGCACTGAAAGCTTTGAAAGAAGAAGGTATCAGTTCAGTATTGGTCAATCCTAATATAGCAACTATCCAGACTTCTGAGGGAATTGCTGATAAGGTATATTTCCTTCCCGTAACTACTTATTTTGTAGAGGAGATCATTAAGAAAGAACGTCCCGACGGCATATTGCTGGCATTTGGAGGACAAACTGCATTGAACTGCGGTGCCGAACTTTATACAAAGGGTATTCTTGACAAATATGGTGTGAAAGTTTTAGGAACTTCGGTCGATGCAATTATGTATACCGAGGACCGTGACCTATTTGTGAAAAAGCTCGATGAAATAAATATGAAGACTCCTGTCAGCCAAGCTGTGGAAAACATGGAAGATGCTTTGGCAGCAGCACGCCGGATCGGTTACCCGGTTATGGTACGTTCGGCTTATGCATTGGGTGGTCTTGGTAGCGGCATTTGTGCTGATGAAGAAGAATTCCTGAAATTGGCTGAAAGTTCTTTTGCCTTCTCTAAGCAGATTTTGGTAGAAGAATCCTTGAAAGGCTGGAAAGAGATCGAGTTTGAAGTGATTCGTGACGCTAATGATCATTGTTTCACTGTTGCAAGCATGGAGAATTTCGATCCGCTGGGCATTCATACGGGTGAGTCTATCGTAGTAGCTCCTACTTGTTCGCTCGATGATAAAGAGTTGGCTTTATTGAAAGAACTTTCCACCAAATGTATCCGCCATCTGGGAATTGTCGGTGAATGTAACATTCAATATGCTTTCAATTCAGAAACCGATGATTATCGGGTAATTGAAGTAAATGCACGTCTGAGCCGTTCATCCGCCCTTGCTTCCAAGGCAACCGGATATCCTTTGGCATTTGTCGCTGCAAAAGTTGCCTTGGGATATACTCTTGATCAGATTGGTGAAATGGGGACTCCGAATTCTGCATATGTGGCACCGGAACTCGATTATTATATTTGCAAAATACCTCGTTGGGACTTGACAAAGTTTGCCGGTGTTTCTCGTGAAATCGGTTCGAGCATGAAGTCGGTAGGTGAGATTATGTCGATCGGACGATCTTTTGAAGAAATCATCCAGAAAGGCCTTCGCATGATCGGTCAGGGTATGCATGGTTTTGTGGGGAATGACGGGGTGCATTTTGATGACCTTGACAAGGAGTTGTCCCATCCGACGGATTTGCGCGTTTTTGCATTGGCTCAGGCATTGGAAGAGGGTTATACCATCGAACGTATCCATGAATTGACAAAGATCGATCCCTGGTTCTTGGGCAAATTGAAAAACATTGTCGATTACAAGGCAAAACTGTCTACTTATGATAAGGTAGAAGATGTTCCTGCAGATGTGATGCGTGAAGCGAAAATTCTTGGATTCTCAGACTTCCAGATAGCTCGTTTCATATTGAATCCGACCGGCAATATGGAGAAAGAGAACCTTATGGTTCGCGCTCATCGTAAAGCTTTAGGCATTCTTCCGGCCGTGAAACGTATCAATACTGTTGCTTCGGAACATCCGGAATTGACAAACTATCTTTACATGACTTATGCCGTTGAAGGATATGACGTCAATTATTACAAGAATGAGAAATCAGTCGTTGTTCTCGGTTCCGGTGCATACCGCATCGGTAGTTCGGTGGAATTTGACTGGTGTTCGGTAAATGCAGTTCAGACAGCGCGTAAACTCGGTTACAAGTCAATAATGATCAATTATAACCCCGAAACGGTATCTACCGATTACGATATGTGCGACCGTCTCTATTTTGATGAACTTTCATTTGAGCGCGTACTCGATGTGATCGATCTTGAGCAGCCGCGTGGCGTTATCGTCTCCGTGGGTGGTCAGATTCCGAATAACTTGGCAATGAAGCTTTATCGGCAGTCTGTTCCGGTTTTAGGTACTTCTCCGGTTTCTATCGACCGTGCCGAGAATCGCAATAAATTCTCAGCGATGCTCGATCAGTTGGGTATCGACCAACCGGCATGGCAGGAACTTACCAGTTTGGATGATGTAAAAGGCTTTGTGGCTAAAGTAGGTTATCCGGTGTTGGTTCGTCCGTCTTATGTGCTTTCGGGGGCTGCCATGAATGTCTGCTATGATGATGAGGAGCTGGAAAACTTCTTGAAGATGGCAGCCGAGGTCTCTAAGGAGTATCCGGTAGTTATCTCCCAGTTCCTTGAAAATACAAAAGAAATAGAATTCGATGCCGTAGCCCAGAATGGTGAAGTGGTAGAATATGCTATTTCCGAACATGTAGAGTTTGCCGGTGTCCATTCCGGTGATGCAACTCTTGTGTTCCCTGCTCAAAAGATTTATTTTGCTACGGCACGCCGTATCAAGAAGATCAGCCGCCAGATTGCAAAAGAGCTCAATATCTCCGGTCCGTTCAACATTCAATTCCTTGCCCGTAACAATGAAGTGAAGGTTATCGAATGTAATTTGCGTGCATCACGTAGCTTCCCGTTTGTTTCCAAGGTGTTGAAACGCAATTTCATTGAGACGGCTACTCGTATTATGCTCGATGCCCCTTATAGCCGTCCGGATAAGTCGGCCTTCGACATCGATTGGATCGGAGTGAAAGCTTCACAGTTCTCCTTCTCGCGTTTGCATAAAGCCGATCCGGTTTTGGGTGTAGACATGTCGTCTACGGGAGAAGTAGGCTGTATCGGTGATGATTTCTCAGAAGCTCTGATGAGTGCCATGATTGCTACCGGTTTCAAGATTCCTGCAAAAGATAAAGGCGTTATGTTCTCTTCCGGTGCAATGAAGTCGAAGGTGGATTTGCTGGATGCAAGCCGTGCATTGTTTGCTTGTGGGTATAAAATATATGCTACGGCAGGGACTGCTGCTTTCCTGAATGCTCATGGAGTGGATACAGTTCCTGTGTATTGGCCTGACGAAAAGCCGGGTGCTGATAATAATGTGATGAAAATGATTGCCGACCACAAGTTTGACCTGATCGTCAATATTCCTAAGAATCATAGTAAGCGTGAGTTGACCAATGGTTATCGTATTCGCCGCGGGGCGATCGACCATAACATTCCTTTGATCACGAATGCACGTTTGGCCGGTGCGTTTATTGAAGCTTTCTGTGAATTGAAGCTGGAAGATATTCAGATAAAGAGTTGGCAGGAATATAAATAA
- a CDS encoding carboxypeptidase-like regulatory domain-containing protein has translation MRSIHKGLYILIISILIISCQRESTLYSSDITGKVTEENGTPIQEATVTVGKQATQTDSEGIFYLKDIKYDILSINKEGYYSEDIILNIIPGTIKKMGTITLIADQKQKKPITITPSILEVNVFEGSSQVYFDAGNLQTELICKEKWLQTRIWENTLYVWFEENPTTEKRIAHVILKAIKEDIQDTLTVIQDAGPILNIIDYSGRNETYTFPQEMPFIKFNRPVKLLDLENVKVSSVIYEEDSTIIRFPDIQPYLLKTISYYYSVQSQDGQTYNGNFTVIPPYKYQTQTKDMIFTKDNQYCWLLAQENWEPQLIQLETKNYSTVQKIPLEDKDSKLCYNPYNNCIYIYDENICIIDAETGILRATLSKPIEMNYDDIHSMDFCYNGFGLLQGNSKLFTINSAQNHQMELYPVDNDLYQSNQTKFTTIKSGNNRRQFILFDSNTIKEVFCLDVDTKKHWICFNDNPNYANYRNFCQPHKREPYIIVAGQSSDKIYSINTITGEKIKYNNYYNDYSIHIDPLPLETTIPWNHYALIQNGTLIVIERNSGKEVHWEQLNENTQWTNYSSEDGSIMAFTNRTDVYFIKAGSLLP, from the coding sequence ATGAGAAGTATACACAAAGGACTATATATACTTATTATATCAATACTTATAATAAGCTGCCAAAGAGAAAGTACATTGTACAGTTCTGACATAACCGGAAAAGTAACTGAAGAAAATGGTACACCTATCCAAGAAGCAACTGTAACAGTTGGCAAACAAGCTACTCAAACTGATTCAGAAGGTATTTTTTACCTCAAAGATATTAAGTATGACATCTTATCAATCAATAAAGAAGGATATTACTCGGAAGATATTATCTTAAACATTATACCTGGAACCATAAAAAAAATGGGGACAATAACTCTTATAGCCGACCAAAAACAAAAGAAACCTATAACAATCACTCCATCTATTTTGGAAGTCAATGTCTTTGAAGGGAGCAGTCAAGTTTACTTTGATGCCGGAAATCTACAAACAGAATTAATCTGTAAGGAGAAATGGCTACAAACTAGAATATGGGAAAATACATTGTACGTCTGGTTTGAGGAAAATCCGACGACAGAGAAAAGAATTGCACATGTTATCTTAAAAGCAATAAAAGAAGATATACAAGATACACTTACTGTTATTCAAGATGCAGGTCCTATACTTAATATTATTGATTATAGTGGCAGAAATGAAACATATACATTTCCACAGGAAATGCCATTTATCAAATTCAATCGTCCCGTCAAGTTGCTCGATTTAGAAAACGTAAAAGTTAGCTCTGTCATTTATGAAGAGGATAGTACAATTATTCGATTCCCCGACATACAGCCCTATCTCCTAAAAACTATTTCATATTATTACAGTGTCCAAAGTCAAGATGGCCAAACTTATAATGGAAATTTCACCGTTATCCCTCCATACAAATATCAAACTCAAACTAAAGATATGATATTTACAAAAGACAACCAATATTGCTGGCTTTTGGCACAAGAAAATTGGGAACCACAACTCATTCAATTAGAAACCAAGAATTACAGTACTGTTCAAAAAATACCACTTGAAGATAAAGATTCAAAGTTATGTTATAATCCTTACAATAACTGTATTTACATCTATGATGAAAATATATGTATAATTGATGCAGAAACAGGAATATTAAGAGCTACCTTATCTAAACCGATAGAGATGAACTATGATGATATTCATTCCATGGATTTTTGTTACAATGGCTTTGGACTACTTCAAGGTAACAGTAAATTGTTCACCATAAATTCCGCACAAAACCACCAAATGGAACTCTATCCAGTCGATAACGATTTGTATCAGTCCAACCAAACAAAGTTCACAACTATTAAGTCAGGAAATAATAGACGCCAGTTCATACTATTCGACTCAAATACAATAAAGGAAGTATTTTGTTTGGATGTAGACACAAAAAAACATTGGATTTGCTTTAATGATAATCCCAATTATGCTAACTACCGGAATTTTTGTCAACCACATAAAAGGGAACCTTATATAATAGTAGCTGGACAATCATCAGATAAAATATACTCCATAAACACAATCACAGGGGAAAAAATAAAATATAATAACTATTACAATGACTATTCTATACATATTGACCCATTACCTTTAGAGACTACTATACCTTGGAATCATTACGCTCTTATTCAAAACGGAACACTAATCGTCATAGAACGTAATAGCGGTAAAGAAGTACACTGGGAACAACTTAATGAAAACACACAGTGGACTAATTATTCATCTGAAGATGGCTCTATCATGGCTTTTACAAACAGAACCGATGTATATTTTATTAAAGCGGGAAGCCTATTACCTTAA